Part of the Gemmatimonadota bacterium genome, CAGGTCGTACTCACGCTGATCGGCCTGCAGCTGGACGCCGTGACCATCGCGGCGGGCCTGTTGCACGACGTCGTGGAAGACGTGGAAGACGTGTCCATCGAGCAACTGGCCGCGGAATTCGGCGAGGAAGTGGCCGTCCTGGTGAACGGCGTAACGAAGATCACCGGGCTGTCCTTCAGAAGCCAGGAGGAACTCCAGGCCGAATATTTCCGCAAGATGCTCGTATCCATGGCGAAGGACGTACGGGTCATCCTCATCAAACTCGCGGACCGGCTCCACAACATGCGAACCCTGTCCTTCCTGGAAGACGAAAAACAGCAGCGCATTTCCCTCGAAACCCGCGAGATCTACGCCCCCCTCGCCCACCGGTTCGGCATGGCCAAGATCAAATCGGAACTGGAAGACCTGAGCCTGAAATACCTCTCGCCTGAAGTCTACCGCGATCTCGCGAGTAAACTGGACCAGAAACGGGCAGAGCGGGAAAAGCTGATCGACGAGATCCGCCAGCCCATCGTCAAGGCCCTGAAGGACGCGGGCATCGACGCCACGGTGAACGGCCGGGCGAAGCATTTCCACAGCATCTACACGAAGATGCAGCGCCGCAACCGTCCTTTCGAGGAGATCTACGACCTCCTGGCGCTTCGCGTCGTGACCGACACGGTGCCCAACTGCTACCACGCGCTCGGGATCATCCATACCCTCTACACCCCCATCTTCGACCGCTTTAAAGACTACGTATCCCGCCCCAAGATGAACATGTACCAGTCCCTGCACACCACGATCATCGCGTCCAACGGGGAAACGGCCGAGATCCAGATCCGCACGCGGGAAATGGACCGGATCGCCGAAGTGGGGATCGCCGCCCACTGGCTCTACAAGGAAGGGCGGGAAGAGGCCCAGCACGGCCAGGCTCGGCAGGACGGGGACCGGGAAGACTGGCTCAGCCAGGCGCTGGACTGGCAGACCGACATGACCGATCCGAAGGAATTCATGAATTACCTCCGCATGGACCTGTACGACGACGCCATCTTCGTATTCACCCCGCGCGGGGATCTCAAGGAGCTGCCGCAGGGCGCGAGCGTGCTGGACTTCGCCTTCGCCATTCACACCGATATCGGACTCCACTGCAGCGGAGCGAAGGTGAACGGCAACATCGCGCCGCTGGCCGGGAAGCTGAACAACGGCGACACGGTCACCGTTTTCACTTCCCCCCACCAGACGCCGAGTTCGTACTGGCTGGATATCGTCAAGACGACCAAGGCTTCGTCCAAGATCCGGGCATGGTTCAGAAAGGCCACGCTGGAACAGAGCATCAGCCTGGGCGAAGACCTGCTGGACCGGGAATTGAAGCGGCTCAAGGTCAAGCGCAAGGTGGGCGACGAGCTGGAGGCTCTCGCGAAGGAGTACGGGCTGTCAGACGCGAGCCGGCTCTACGCCGCGATCGGGCGCGGTGAGTATTCGGCCGCCCAGGTCGCCCAGAGACTGCTTCCCGAAGAACCCGCCGCCGAAGAAGAACCCCCAAAAGAGTCGGTACTGACCCGGTTCGTGGACCGGATGCGCCGGTCCCGCGGCGGGGTCAAGGTCACGGGCATCGACAACCTGATGATCCGCTTCGCGCAGTGCTGCCAGCCGGTCCCGGGAGATCCCATCATCGGCTTCATCACTCGCGGGCGCGGCGTGACGGTGCATAACAAGGAATGCGCGAACATCGTGGACGACCTGGAACGGCGCCTCGAGGTGCACTGGGACGTGGAGAAGGACCAGTTCTTCGTCGTTGGGCTGCGCATCTACGGCAACGACCGGCCCGGCCTGCTGGGCGAGATATCCAGGACGATCACCGAGGCCGGCATCAACATCACCCACGCCGCGATGGACACGACGGACGGGCTGGCGGACGGCAATTTCGGCATCGAGGTGGAGCATCTCAACCAGCTGGAACGCCTGATCGTCCGTATCAACAAGATCAAGGGCGTGGACCGGGTGGAGCGGGAAACGGGCGTGAGACACGGCGGCGTGTCGGAAGACGTCTTCGATCATCTCGAGCAGGATCCCGGCAATTGATCCCGGTCCGCAACGGGCCGTCCGTTCTGAGCGTTTTCTTCAGAGTTTTTCGTCCGCGATCACTATTTCGATGGATCAACCGCGTGCCTTTCCCGAACAGACCTGACGACTCCGAACATCCCTTGCAGGACCACCCGAACGAATTCCCGTCGGACGAGTACCCGCCGGACGAATTCAACGGGGACGATCCGGTATCTCGGAGGGACTTCCTCCGGGGCGGCCTGGGCGGACTGGCGGGCGCGGCCGCCCTGACGGCGGGGCTGGCGGAACCGGCCGCCCTGGCAGCGGGACCAAGCGGACCGGGCGGACCAGGCGGACCGGGCAGACCAGGCGGACCGCATGCTCCCGAATCGGTCGCGGCACAGCTTTCGGGCCGCAGGCCCGCGGACGTACAGAGCGTCGGGGTCGAGCCGGGCCGGGTACGGCTGGCCTTCAACGAGAATCCCCTGGGCGCCTCTCCCGCAGCCATAGAAGCCGTGCTGAGGCACCAGGACTGGATGAACCGGTACGACTACACGACCACCCTGCAGCAGGCGATCATCCGGCACCACGGCCTGGACATCCCCCGCCCGTCGGGCTTCGATTTCAAGGCCACCGGCGACCGCCACGGGGTGATGCTGGGCGTGGGAACGACCGAACTGCTCCAGATCCTGGCCCTGCAGGCCCTGGTGAAACACGGCGAAGTCGTGGAAGCCCACCCTTCCTACGGCCAGATCACGCGCGTCGGCGACGAACTCCGCGACGCGGGGCACGAGGTACAGGCGCACAAGTCGCCCGTCCTTCCGGACGGGAACCACGATCTCCAAGACATAAGCAAACGGATCGGCGACCGCACCGGCCTGGTCATCATCTGCAACCCCCACAACCCCACCGGGGCCCTGCTGCCCCACCAACAGATCCTGGATTTCATCGACCGGGTGCCCCCGCACGTCCTCGTGGCCATAGACGAGGTCTACGTCCATTTCGTCCGCGACCCGGGATACCGGGACTTCATCTCCGTCGCCAAGGAGCGGGAAAACGTGATCGTGCTCCGGACGTTCTCCAAGGTGTACGGTCTTGGGGGCATCCGTGTCGGTTACGCTGTCGCCCACCGCGACGTGATCTATCAGCTGGCGCCATTCTCCATAGGCCTCCTGGGCCGAAACGTCCTGTCCGTCCACGCGGCCGCCGCGGCCCTGGGCGACGGGGAGCACGTCAGGCGGTCCCGGCAGGCCGTATGGGACGGGAACGACTACCTGACCGCCGAGCTAGAGCGGCTCGGCGCCCGGGTCATACCCAGCCACGCGTGTTTTCTCTGGGCCGACTTCGACCGGGAGACGCAAGGCATCGTACGCCAATTATGGTCCAGGCGGGTCATGATCCGCGCGGGCGCCGGCCAATGGGACTCACCGAACCACATCCGCGTTTCGACGGGTTCGAGGGAAGAAAATGAAGCCTTCGTCTGGGCATTGGAACGGACCCTCGGCTAAGCCAGCCTCATCGACCCCGGCATCTCTGCCTCTGCCCGACCATGGCACGCCCGGGCACGGGGATGAGTATCGCGCCGGGGACCCCAGGATCAGCATCATCATCCCCACGCTCAACGAAGCCACGACGATCACAGCCTGCCTGGACCAGTTCGCATGCGACTTGGATGGATCGAGCATACCCGGCGAATCGGATGGACCGGTCGGACAGGACGGATCGGGCGTACACGGCGGC contains:
- a CDS encoding bifunctional (p)ppGpp synthetase/guanosine-3',5'-bis(diphosphate) 3'-pyrophosphohydrolase; translated protein: MTATVENALTSFAIVPVQVLLEQYAISHPEIDSDEALEAQLDLIERAYHFSTLHHAGQVRKSGEPFMVHCTQVVLTLIGLQLDAVTIAAGLLHDVVEDVEDVSIEQLAAEFGEEVAVLVNGVTKITGLSFRSQEELQAEYFRKMLVSMAKDVRVILIKLADRLHNMRTLSFLEDEKQQRISLETREIYAPLAHRFGMAKIKSELEDLSLKYLSPEVYRDLASKLDQKRAEREKLIDEIRQPIVKALKDAGIDATVNGRAKHFHSIYTKMQRRNRPFEEIYDLLALRVVTDTVPNCYHALGIIHTLYTPIFDRFKDYVSRPKMNMYQSLHTTIIASNGETAEIQIRTREMDRIAEVGIAAHWLYKEGREEAQHGQARQDGDREDWLSQALDWQTDMTDPKEFMNYLRMDLYDDAIFVFTPRGDLKELPQGASVLDFAFAIHTDIGLHCSGAKVNGNIAPLAGKLNNGDTVTVFTSPHQTPSSYWLDIVKTTKASSKIRAWFRKATLEQSISLGEDLLDRELKRLKVKRKVGDELEALAKEYGLSDASRLYAAIGRGEYSAAQVAQRLLPEEPAAEEEPPKESVLTRFVDRMRRSRGGVKVTGIDNLMIRFAQCCQPVPGDPIIGFITRGRGVTVHNKECANIVDDLERRLEVHWDVEKDQFFVVGLRIYGNDRPGLLGEISRTITEAGINITHAAMDTTDGLADGNFGIEVEHLNQLERLIVRINKIKGVDRVERETGVRHGGVSEDVFDHLEQDPGN
- a CDS encoding histidinol-phosphate transaminase — its product is MPFPNRPDDSEHPLQDHPNEFPSDEYPPDEFNGDDPVSRRDFLRGGLGGLAGAAALTAGLAEPAALAAGPSGPGGPGGPGRPGGPHAPESVAAQLSGRRPADVQSVGVEPGRVRLAFNENPLGASPAAIEAVLRHQDWMNRYDYTTTLQQAIIRHHGLDIPRPSGFDFKATGDRHGVMLGVGTTELLQILALQALVKHGEVVEAHPSYGQITRVGDELRDAGHEVQAHKSPVLPDGNHDLQDISKRIGDRTGLVIICNPHNPTGALLPHQQILDFIDRVPPHVLVAIDEVYVHFVRDPGYRDFISVAKERENVIVLRTFSKVYGLGGIRVGYAVAHRDVIYQLAPFSIGLLGRNVLSVHAAAAALGDGEHVRRSRQAVWDGNDYLTAELERLGARVIPSHACFLWADFDRETQGIVRQLWSRRVMIRAGAGQWDSPNHIRVSTGSREENEAFVWALERTLG